One segment of Thermosynechococcus sp. HN-54 DNA contains the following:
- the glpX gene encoding class II fructose-bisphosphatase, protein MDNVIGLEIIEVVEQAAIASARWMGKGDKHMADQVAVDAMRKRLNQIHMRGRIVIGEGERDEAPMLYIGEEVGICTRPDAAQYCNPEELIEIDIAVDPCEGTNLCAYGQPGSMAVLAISEKGGLFAAPDFYMKKLAAPPAAKGKVDIRYSATENLKILSECLDRAIDELVVVVMKRDRHNDLIQEIRDAGARVQLISDGDVSAALSCAFSGTNIHALMGIGAAPEGVISAAAIRALGGHFQGQLVYDPAVVMTKEWANRTREGNLEELKKAGITDPDKVYEAEELASGETVLFAACGITPGMLMKGVRFFKGGARTQSLVISTQSKTARFVDTIHMFDKQLKSLQLY, encoded by the coding sequence GTGGATAACGTCATCGGCTTAGAGATTATTGAAGTTGTCGAGCAGGCGGCGATCGCCTCAGCACGGTGGATGGGCAAAGGCGACAAACACATGGCCGATCAGGTGGCCGTGGATGCCATGCGCAAGCGCCTCAATCAAATCCATATGCGCGGTCGCATTGTGATTGGCGAAGGGGAACGGGACGAAGCTCCCATGCTCTACATTGGCGAAGAAGTGGGCATCTGCACCCGTCCCGACGCAGCACAGTACTGCAACCCTGAAGAACTGATTGAAATTGATATTGCCGTTGACCCGTGCGAAGGGACGAACCTCTGTGCCTATGGTCAACCGGGCTCGATGGCGGTACTTGCCATTTCGGAAAAGGGGGGTCTGTTTGCCGCGCCAGACTTTTATATGAAGAAATTGGCGGCTCCCCCTGCTGCTAAGGGCAAAGTGGATATTCGCTACTCCGCCACAGAAAACCTGAAAATTCTCTCGGAATGCCTTGACCGTGCCATTGATGAGTTGGTGGTGGTGGTGATGAAGCGCGATCGCCACAATGACTTGATTCAAGAAATCCGCGACGCCGGCGCCCGTGTCCAACTCATCTCCGATGGCGATGTCTCCGCAGCTCTCTCCTGTGCCTTTTCGGGAACCAACATTCATGCCCTGATGGGAATTGGCGCTGCGCCTGAAGGGGTGATTTCCGCTGCTGCTATACGGGCCTTGGGTGGGCACTTCCAAGGGCAACTGGTTTATGATCCCGCTGTGGTCATGACCAAGGAATGGGCGAATCGCACCCGCGAAGGCAATCTCGAAGAACTGAAAAAAGCGGGCATCACTGATCCCGACAAGGTCTATGAAGCGGAGGAATTGGCCTCCGGGGAAACGGTGCTCTTTGCTGCCTGTGGCATTACGCCCGGTATGCTCATGAAAGGGGTGCGCTTCTTCAAAGGCGGTGCCCGTACCCAATCTTTGGTCATTTCCACGCAGTCGAAGACCGCGCGCTTTGTGGATACCATTCACATGTTCGATAAGCAGTTGAAGTCGCTCCAGTTGTACTAA
- a CDS encoding glycoside hydrolase has translation MAYPLHIAFIWHQHQPLYKSCRTGQYLLPWVRLHGTKDYLDLILVLAKYPRLKQTVNLVPSLLLQIQDYVNGTALDPYLTATLTPVEQLTDQQRWFIIEHFFDAHHRTMIDPYPRYRELYEQRQTQGKTWCWQHWQPQDYGDLLAWHNLAWIDPLYWDEPEIAQWLSQGRNFSLSDRQRIIAKQREILGQIIPQHRALQEAGQIEITTTPYTHPILPLLVDTDAAKVAVPNIALPQQRFHYPEDVPRHLRRARVLYEQFFGRSPRGLWPSEQSVSPAILEPILEQGFEWICSDEAILGWTTRTYFHRNEIGVVQQAEVLYQPYRLTTAKGDLNVVFRDHRLSDLIGFTYSAMAPEVAAADLLKQLEGIRQQLIAYEGSGQTSLEQPWLVTIALDGENCWEYYPRDGLPFLQALYQSLSESQHFACVSVAEYLQQYPPRAVIAGSALHSGSWIDGNFCTWIGDPVKNKAWDYLAAARQTLERHPEATETKNPAAWQALFAAEGSDWFWWFGEGHSSNHDAMFDQLFREHLMALYTALGEPIPEVLNDPLEVHEAKDTYPPQGFIHPEIDGRGDEQDWNFAGRIQIGGSRGTMHRQTLINRLWYGVDHLNIYLRLDAPSQKQPFGHEISTIHFCWYYPNMVTYNSPLADLQDCPDEAPLNYLYHHQLVIHFEPQRITFKEAIANYQWEERPSHARYALETCLEVVIPWADLHLRPDCGLHLLIVLAQDGYYLDHLPTEQLLFLTTP, from the coding sequence GTGGCGTATCCCTTGCACATTGCCTTCATTTGGCATCAACACCAACCCCTCTACAAAAGTTGCCGCACGGGTCAATACCTCCTCCCTTGGGTACGGCTCCACGGTACAAAAGATTACTTAGACCTGATTCTTGTCCTCGCTAAATATCCGCGCCTCAAGCAAACCGTCAACCTTGTCCCCTCGCTACTGCTGCAAATTCAGGATTATGTCAACGGTACGGCTCTTGATCCCTACCTCACAGCCACACTGACGCCGGTCGAGCAACTCACGGATCAACAGCGCTGGTTTATCATTGAGCATTTCTTTGATGCCCACCACCGCACGATGATTGACCCCTATCCCCGCTATCGCGAACTCTACGAGCAGCGGCAAACCCAAGGGAAAACATGGTGTTGGCAACATTGGCAGCCCCAAGACTACGGGGATTTGTTGGCGTGGCACAATTTAGCGTGGATTGATCCGCTGTATTGGGATGAACCAGAGATTGCCCAATGGTTGTCCCAAGGGCGGAATTTCAGCCTTAGCGATCGCCAGCGGATCATTGCCAAACAAAGGGAAATCCTTGGCCAAATTATTCCGCAGCACCGTGCCCTCCAAGAGGCCGGTCAAATCGAAATCACCACAACCCCCTACACTCACCCCATTTTGCCCCTGCTGGTGGATACGGATGCCGCAAAAGTAGCGGTTCCCAACATTGCCTTGCCCCAACAGCGATTTCACTATCCTGAAGATGTGCCGCGTCATTTGCGGCGGGCGCGAGTTCTCTATGAACAATTCTTTGGGCGATCGCCCCGAGGACTGTGGCCGTCAGAGCAATCCGTCAGTCCAGCAATTCTTGAACCGATTCTTGAGCAGGGATTTGAATGGATTTGCTCCGATGAAGCCATCTTGGGCTGGACAACCCGAACCTACTTCCACCGCAATGAGATAGGGGTGGTGCAACAGGCAGAGGTGCTTTACCAACCCTACCGCCTGACAACCGCTAAGGGCGATCTCAACGTTGTCTTTCGAGATCATCGCCTCTCGGATTTGATTGGTTTTACCTACAGTGCCATGGCACCTGAAGTGGCGGCAGCGGATTTGCTCAAGCAGCTAGAAGGCATTCGCCAGCAACTCATTGCCTACGAAGGCAGCGGCCAGACCAGTCTAGAGCAACCATGGTTAGTGACGATTGCCCTCGATGGTGAAAACTGTTGGGAATACTACCCCCGTGATGGTCTGCCATTTTTGCAGGCGCTCTACCAAAGCCTGAGCGAGAGCCAGCACTTTGCCTGTGTTTCTGTGGCGGAGTATCTGCAACAATATCCCCCGCGTGCGGTGATTGCGGGTTCTGCTCTCCACAGCGGCTCTTGGATTGATGGCAATTTCTGCACGTGGATTGGCGACCCAGTGAAAAATAAAGCGTGGGACTATTTAGCGGCTGCCCGCCAAACCCTTGAGCGCCATCCCGAAGCCACTGAAACCAAGAATCCGGCGGCATGGCAAGCCCTTTTTGCCGCTGAAGGCTCCGACTGGTTCTGGTGGTTTGGTGAGGGGCATTCCTCAAATCACGACGCCATGTTTGACCAGCTGTTTCGTGAGCATTTAATGGCGCTCTACACGGCCTTGGGTGAGCCGATTCCTGAAGTGCTCAACGATCCCTTAGAAGTCCACGAAGCCAAGGATACCTACCCGCCCCAAGGCTTTATTCACCCTGAGATTGATGGGCGCGGTGATGAGCAGGACTGGAACTTTGCCGGTCGCATTCAAATCGGTGGCAGTCGGGGAACCATGCACCGCCAAACCCTGATCAATCGCCTCTGGTATGGGGTGGATCACCTGAATATCTATTTGCGTCTCGATGCGCCTAGCCAAAAACAGCCCTTTGGCCATGAAATCAGTACTATTCATTTTTGCTGGTACTACCCCAATATGGTCACGTACAATAGTCCCCTCGCTGACCTACAAGATTGCCCCGATGAAGCGCCGCTGAACTACCTGTACCACCATCAACTGGTGATTCACTTTGAACCGCAACGGATCACTTTCAAGGAGGCGATCGCCAACTATCAGTGGGAAGAGCGACCCAGCCATGCCCGCTATGCCCTAGAGACCTGCCTAGAAGTGGTGATTCCTTGGGCGGATCTGCACCTACGTCCCGATTGTGGCCTTCATTTGTTAATTGTGTTGGCTCAAGATGGCTATTACCTTGATCACTTGCCCACAGAGCAACTGCTCTTTTTGACCACTCCCTAG